The Salmo salar chromosome ssa04, Ssal_v3.1, whole genome shotgun sequence genomic sequence ACTGTCATCGCCATGATTTTAAAGCGGTGACTCTGCCTCAGCTCTTTGTGACAGGGTGAGCTGCGGTGGTCGGCgttggaagagagggggagagagaggagaaaaggagggaggaggagagagaaaaggagatgtGAATGCAAAATATCAGAAGAATGCAGTGTTACAGAAGGCCGAGAGTGCCCCGCTGCAGTTGCAGGACAAAGCAGTACCTTCCAGACCCGATCAGCCTGAGAGAGGTAAGAAACCTGGTCATCCCAGTCAATTCAATTAAATATAAAGGGCTTAATTGGCATGAAATAGTCCTACATATTGTAAAAGTTAAAAAAGCACTGAGCAAGTGAGCATTGTCATTCACTCACAGACACCTCATACATCCACACAAGCATCATAGACTATTGCCCCAATCAACACCcaatctctgtcctcctcccttcctgtctctccctctctctgtccttcaccccattccttctctctctctctctctctcagtggccaGTTTTAGGAGTTGTGTCCTGTCCTGGTTCTTCCTGTGGCACCTGGTCTGGGTGGCTGTCATGCAGTTCTGTCACTTCCTGTTCATCGCCACGGTGAACCCCATGCTCAACCGGCTGGCCAACAGAGACCAGACCCTGGGTAAAAACTACcaaaaaaacacaaatacaaCTATTTTTCTGCCTGTGTAGACTACTTCTCTAATTTAGAGAAGGTTATCAATGctgtcttttctctctatctctctctcttcctccgtcTGTCTCTTGTTCTCTATCTCTACACccaccttgtctctctctctttctcccccccttctctctctttctccccctctctctctctctctctctctctctttcagtgagTCAGTACACCAATGCCTTTGCCTTCACCCAGCTGTGTGGGGTCCTCTGTGGTCCCTGGAACGGCCTCATCATGGACAGACACAAGGGGAAGCCTCTGGCTCCAGGTGGGTGACATCATAGACGTTAAGGGCAGGTGACGGTGTGGGCATTagaatcagaatcacctttattaaccaagtacatttacacatagtcacaatgttacctggtgatatggtgctgctagtgatagacaacatttaGAGACAGAATACAGACAACGAAGTTTAaacaaagtttacatacattatatacattatattataaactgggtggttcgagccctgaatgctgattggctgacagccgtggtatatcggaCCGTATtctatgggtatgacaaaacatgtatttttactactctaataacgttggtaaccagtttataacagcaataaggcacctcaggtttgtggtatatggccaatataccacagctaagggctgtatccaggcactccgcgttgccacgtgtataagaacagcccttagccgtggtatattggacatATATCTCAAACCCCCTCGGGCATTATTGCTTAATTAGGTATCGTTAGGTGGCCATTTTGTGAAGTAGTCTGGCCTGACTGCTGGCTGTGGATCTGCAGTTGCACATTGTGATAactgttgattggttgattaatttATTGATTTAGATGGTGAATAAGTCCTGGAAAAGCGTACAGCTGTAGTTAAAGGTGAACTTTATTTAAACACAGTAGACCCAAGCAACAAGCAGTTGAAAAATGAAAGTCGTAAGTATCTCAATCAACCTTTCATCCTCACctacctctttctgtctttcccctccctcacctccctccccccaccctccctctcctacctccctccctacctctcacctccctcattctctctcactctctcttccacctctctTTGACAcactctcgcttctctctccccctctttctctcccgaaAGGAGAGACGAAGCAAGAAGCCGACCtgcgctcctcctctctctccctcttcctcacctccctCCAGTGCCTCCTCTTCTACGtctgcttctcctctcctctccttcctctccagtaCCTCACCTTCATCCTGCAGGTCCTCAACAGTGCCTTCATCTATGGTGGACACCAAGCCTTCCTCACCATCGCGTACgttcatactgtgtgtgttttgtctcctATCCTAAAGCCCCCCCCCATTTAAccctaccactattactactattgtttttaccatcgaggaccactttggaaataagcattttaattaatactttcaagtgatatcctctgggtccacattgtgcagtatgtctgttacCCAAAATAAATTCAATTCACTAAAAGAAAACTCCACTAGTCATCCATTTGTTTAATCCgtctgtcttcttcttcttcttcttcttcttctcttcctctcctcttcccaccAGGTTTCCCGGCTGCCATTTTGGTAAGTTGTCTGGTCTGATAACATCTCTGTCAGCTGTGgttctgctgctccagttccctGTTCTACACCTCATCAGAGAGTTCCTGCATGGAGACCCTGTCTATGTGAGTCAGCCAGTCAACTTCTTTATCCTACAGAAAACAGTAAGGGCCTCATACCTGTGTAATGAACTTATATACCTTTGAGTGTTTACCAAGCCTCTCATCGGGTAACGGCTGTTGTTCTACGTATTTGGTGTATTCCAGAACTAGCACAACTGTTTCGACTAGTGAGGGGCTTGGTGATGACTAGATTGATGGAATCAGATGTGCTAGAACTGTAATACATTAAGTAAGTAGAATGGCTGGAGTACTGGAGAGGATGTTTGGGAAACAGACCACAGGCTCTGCATAAGGGGGGCTCAATCTTTGCGTTCTTCTTcccacctctcctcacctccaggTGAACGTGGGTCTGAccttcctcaccctcctcaccTTCATCCACCCCTCCACGTCCACCTCCACTGCCACTCTCTAGCCAATCAGAGGAGGGCtagggccaaacaggaagtgaCAAACTCAGGGTCAAAGGTCACGTGGAACAGGCTGGTAGGGATGTGACGACAAACCAACAACAGCAGTGGTGcgtctcaatagtctaaagtcgcttcctctccttgtctcctttcctttgaTAACATTGATCTGATAAAATtggacaggtggaaaacagggactgtgtcccaaatagtgCCCTATCCTCTACATAAGGCACTACTTTTGATGggacctggttaaaagtagtgcactatattagggaatagggtgcattggGGCACAGACAGGTGCCACTTGTTCGATgtaggtgaaggagaggagacgaggagagaaagCATCTTTAGACAGTTGGAATGCATCCAGGACAATTGACACTGCATCATGGACAATGCCACTGACTGTTCAAGGCAGGGCAAAGAAGGACAGTGCCAAAGTGAAGAcctactgtaatgtgtgtgttaacctgtctgATTGTAATAAAGAATACAACTAAACTGTGAAACAACAAAGTCCAAAGTATAGTTTAATTGATAAGTTTGAATGGTCAAAATATCAATCACAATGGGTTATATAtgtggctcccaagtggcgcagcggtctaaggcactgcatctcagtgctagaggcgtcactacagaccctggtttgatcccgggctgtatcacaaccggccgtgatcgggagtcccatagggcgatgcacaattgacccagcgtcctctgggttaggggagggtttgcccggggtaggccgtcattgtaaataagaatttgttcttaactgacttgcctagttgaataaatacaattaaaaaaattaaaataaaatatatatatttttaaattgtatttaactTATTTATTTATAGGCCAGCCTGTAGAGCAGTTCTCAGCATGCGCCCCCAAATGGTTATGCAACTCTCTCATGTACTTACggtaaattgaatgagacgtcatCACGTCATGTTGCATTGTTATTATTGTAGACACAGGAACAGGGATTTGTAAACCGCTATGATCTGGGGTTTAAACTACCCAACCAAGTGTCCACTTACAGGCCACAGTGTTTAAACATATTAAAAATCAACATCGTAATTTTTCCCTTTAAAGATTGCCATTATcaatatctagctagctaggctattcTAGCTAGAATGTCGGAGACCGTAATGTTTCAGACGCAGTTGTCGTCCATCATGGAAGCTCTATCCACCGCCGCCATGGCGGAGATAACCAAACTAGTGGACGAGTACTCCGCGTTTTTACGAGGGGAACTGTCACGGAAAAAACACGATAACGAAATCCTGATGAAAAAGCTGAAAGTAGTTGAAAACCGGCACCGGAAAAGGACATCTACGATTGAACACGTCGGGGACGGAGTTGGCACTGTGCTGCGCGAGAGACTTTGGAACGGGGGTTCCCTACCGCACCACACGCCCCGTACGTGTTTATATATTTCATTTTAAATGCTTGGTGCTTTTAAATCGACAGTCGAAAATGAAGTAATGTGGCCCCTTCTCTTTCCATGCAGAAACCAACAGAGAACAAAAGCCCGACCGAGTCTTTACGCAGCAGGGATGCAGCAGCGGGTGGAGTAATGGACCCGCGGCGCGGGTAGGACTAAGGACGGACGAGGTAGTGTAACCGCTACACATTACACTTTTTTGTTTTATCAGCAGTAAAATAGTTAATCGTTGGCATGGCATTGATATTATTTTCAGCTGAATTATATGGTATAATAATAAGGACTGATAAAACATTCTCTATAATAGGCTAGAATAGGATAAGTATAGGATAAAAGTATTAATGCATTTCACAGGCATACGTACAAGTAAGTGTATATGTAATTCGCCTCCCATTAACAATGCATTGATCACACTATCACCGTATGTCCCGTCTGTCCGTTCACAGACCACTGTAACAGACAGGACGGCTGAACCAGTTACCATCAAACaagagagactggaggaggacgGCCCAGGGGAATGTGGTGCTCCAAATGAACTGAGGATGAACGGTGAGAGAGacaaaccacgtttccatccacagtttttatacAAGGAAAGTCATACCGAACATTTTTTTTATCACGACAGCTGTGAtagaaacaggaagtttcggtacaattttcTAAATGCCaacagatcatttgttcattcGACACGGTGGGACCTTTTTgtctgtaaaatgaattatgcgagaaatggagaTTGAAACGCCtctatgcgcaaatattgatattatAACCGTCATTATCGAGGTAAACTTTGGAGTCATGTGATATGGTATGGAAACCTGGCTactgagagagaaggaaagaactTAAATGAAGGGAGGGAGGCTAAGTTCAAATATCCAGCCAGCAAAATGCAATATtacatgatggtggtggtggtgatgatgatgatggtggtgatgatgatgatgatgacattgCCTTCTGTTCTCTATTCTGTGTTGTCCCCTCTCCTGCATGTAAGCTCCTGAGCATTCCACCACTTCACTGGTCGCCCGGCAACCGCATCCCACTGATCAGAGCCGTTTTGAGGAGGACTGGGGGTTCCAGAGTACCACACCAGGGGGTAGAGATGAACTCACTGACTCTATGGAACACAACTTAGAAGTGGAACATAGAACTATGGAACACCTAGAACTGGAATATAGAACTATAGAACACTTAGAACTGGAACATGGAACTCTGGAACATGACCTCAGTAGCAGCTCTCACTGCCTGGACCAGGACCAGCCTGTAGTAGTGGAGGAGATCCGcctcaagagggagccagagagccCATGTCCAGACCTCAACCCACTACCGGGAGGAGAACCAGGCCTGGAGGTCGACCAGGGGGATCTGGGCCAAACGTACCCCGAGTATGCAGCACTGAACCTGGGGTACGGTGGCTACACAGACACCTCTGGTCTATTTTTCACCTACTCGTCAGAAAACCAACTACAAGAACACACTTCCTCCTCGACAACGACCACAGACGATTACGCATCGTTCCCGGGGAAACACTCCGTCACCGTCATACCTGGTCACCATGGAGACCAAAGAGGAAATGGTGGGACTGTCAGAACTCGAGCTCCCCTCAGtaaagagaaggaggggaggttcGTCTGCAAACATTGTGGGAAGGGTTTCCCCTACATCAGCTGCCTTAAGCGGCATGCCCTCAACCACACGAGAGAGAGGACGCATCACTGCTCCGTGTGTGGGCGGAGCTTCATCAGACCCAGTCACCTGAGGAGGCATGAACTGCTGCACACGGGGGTCCGACCCTTCGCCTGCGCACTATGTGGACGCCACTTCTCCCATGGCGCACACCTCCGAGCTCACATGAAGACACACACGTGATGGaagtgccctgtgtgtgtgtgtgtgtgtgtgtgtgtgtgtgtgtgtgtgacgtaattgatgtgtgtgtgtgacgtaatTGACTTCTTGTTTTACATATGATCTAAAGTTTTATGTGGAAAGACTTGGACCAGTTTTAAAAAGGGTGATTCCACATAAATTCAAGAGTTCAATACATACAGTAGACATCTGTTCTGTGGATTGGCCTTTATTGTCGCCTGCTGTGTTGCTAGGCAGTTTCTGAGTAAAATGCTGATGGTTGAGATGGCTGCTTTCATTGGTCAAGTTACTTTTTCATTCCAGAAGATGTATTTTATTATTGCTGTCAAATCATATTCCAAGTTTGTATTTCCATTTTACAATTAATTACATTATCATCAGAAATCCCACACAGCTGTCAGTAGCTAGGCCTACTTTTAGAGTATATATTTAagtaataaggcctgagggggtgtggtatatggccaaggctaagggctgttcttaagcacaacacaacatggagtgtctggacacagcccttagccgtggtatattggtcatatactacaaacccccgaggtgccttattgctattataaactggttacaagTGTAATTAGAAcaggaaaaatacatgttttgtcatacccctgGTATATATCTGATATACCATGGGGTATGATATACCATTAGCACTCAGGGCTctaccacccagtttataattagatATAAGCAACTGGAGACAACTCACCACTCAGATATATTTTGGTCCATGACCATGGTTCCAACATGGCCATTTAGCCTAGTCCCCAATGCCTGGCCAACGTTTGCGTCGCGTGCAGGTGGAAAGACAGACCGCGAATGGACAGGCACATCGCGGCGCCTGCGCGTAGTCTCTGTTTAGCGTTCCACCACAAATCAACAAGAGGATCGACATTAAACTAAGTGGGATCATTAAACAAGGTGAGTGGCTGGTATATAGGCTAATATCTGAATGTATAGGCTATGGCATAGTTTTCATAGCGTACGATTTATGATTATTGCTGCATGGTTGGACTGTGGCCAGTGTAAATATTGTCATAAAAGTTGCTCTACCATAGCCATAcatgtttttattgttttatgACAGCACGGTGTCGTACACTGGCCAACGTCCCGCTATAACCGAACTATTTTACTGTCTATTTTGAGGCGTTTTGGCACCATACTACAGATTGCGCGCAAAGAAAACACAGTAATGCAATGACCGCATGGCAGATTAGTCTGTAGCTAATCTAATGTGGATTACCGTTATAGGGCGAGTGTACTGTATCTGTTGTAGTCTTCCGCACTGCAATGTAGGCAACAGCTCAGTACGCATTCTCATACCATTAGCGGATTTATTACGCATTAGACCGTAGCCATAGTCCCTAGGCTGTATTATTCCGATTTCCGACCTTGTATTATAATGATTTATCCTTAAAGTGTTTGATGGGCACTATGTATGATTATTAATTGTTACTGCATTATTACACCTGACACGTGTTGTGATGCCTCTTCACTTGTATATTTTAGGGGGAAGATGAACAATAGCCTCTCTCTCAAAGCAGATGACAGGATCATTTATGAAATGGCAACAAAGGAATGAACAAAAGTCATGAGTTACACACTGAAGAAAAGAGAGGGAAATAAACACAAAGTAGAACAAAAGGAAGGGCTGAAAGGAGAGGAAGTtagaaagaaagaggaagagaaacaCATCTGCAGACAGAGGGGCTATTTGAGCAATCATTCATCAGTTTCCACTGCAGGTTGAGAAACGTCCACACTCCTCCTGGGTTTAACCACTAGGCCTACTATTATGACAACTCATGTTGGTGTGCTATGAACTCAAATGCTACTGCTATTATTTCTACTAtggccaccactaccacttcaagTCTTAGGTGTTTGAACCCTGTCATAAAACGTGTTATCTCTAACAGCCATTGATTGAAAAGAAGGGGAGTTAACCAGTATATTTTCTGATAAGTGCAGTTTGAATTGGAATGCCACACCTTATCTCTCCCACCCAGCACTTCTTTCTAGTGATACAGATACTTTTCAGCCAGTCGCTCTCAAACACTCAAAGCAAGTATCAAGAGGGATAttaaggaaagagggagagagcgagggagagaaagagcgaggcagagaaagagtgagggaggGCGTATAGAAAAGTCAGAGGTTAGAAAAGGGGTCTCTTTGAATACAGTCACCCATTAACCTCACATTAATAAGACAACAAGAACAGTCCTTTGAGTGACAGTTAAACAGGCAGCCAGCCAGAGTCAGAGCAGGGAGTCAGTCAGCCAGGTAGGTAGCTATCAGTCGGTCAGCCAGCAAGCCAGTCAGAGCAAGTACTCAGTCAGCCAGGCAGGtagctagtcagccagtcaggcagtcagtccgTTAATCAGCGAGGATGCTGGGATGcgaggggggaggggtggggttGCGCTACAGGCTGACCCTGGCCACAGGACTGGTGGAGTGTCTGTGTTTCGCCGGCGTGGTCTTCGGCTGGGCATCGCTGGTCTTCGTCCTGAAGACAGACGGATacttcactgacctctgtgtcaATCTGACTACTGGACCCAACAGTACAGTGGAAACAG encodes the following:
- the LOC106610535 gene encoding zinc finger and SCAN domain-containing protein 12-like, translated to MSETVMFQTQLSSIMEALSTAAMAEITKLVDEYSAFLRGELSRKKHDNEILMKKLKVVENRHRKRTSTIEHVGDGVGTVLRERLWNGGSLPHHTPQTNREQKPDRVFTQQGCSSGWSNGPAARVGLRTDETTVTDRTAEPVTIKQERLEEDGPGECGAPNELRMNAPEHSTTSLVARQPHPTDQSRFEEDWGFQSTTPGGRDELTDSMEHNLEVEHRTMEHLELEYRTIEHLELEHGTLEHDLSSSSHCLDQDQPVVVEEIRLKREPESPCPDLNPLPGGEPGLEVDQGDLGQTYPEYAALNLGYGGYTDTSGLFFTYSSENQLQEHTSSSTTTTDDYASFPGKHSVTVIPGHHGDQRGNGGTVRTRAPLSKEKEGRFVCKHCGKGFPYISCLKRHALNHTRERTHHCSVCGRSFIRPSHLRRHELLHTGVRPFACALCGRHFSHGAHLRAHMKTHT